Below is a window of Streptomyces qaidamensis DNA.
GTCTCAGCGGTCGTCTGCGTCACGTCCCCGTGACCGTTCCGCCGGGAATACGACGGGGTCGTGACGGTGGCCGTTCTGCCGCTCCTCCATTTCCTTGATCGTGTCCTGCAGCTCCGAGCGGATCCAGTCGCGGGTGGCGACCTCGCCCAGGCCGATGCGCAGGGCGGCGATCTCGCGCGTCAGGTACTCGGTGTCCGCGATCGACCGCTCGTTCTGCTTGCGGTCCTGCTCCAGGTTGACCCGGTCCCGGTCGTCCTGCCGGTTCTGCGCGAGCAGGATCAGCGGGGCGGCGTAGGAGGCCTGGAGGGACAGCATCAGGGTCAGGAAGATGAACGGGTACTCGTCG
It encodes the following:
- a CDS encoding DUF1003 domain-containing protein, with the translated sequence MVPERETLRERTPAGATAASRPRTTRLDQPLPRRRRFLPEYDPEAFGRLSERIARFLGTGRFIVWMTVAIILWVLWNVFAPRDLRFDEYPFIFLTLMLSLQASYAAPLILLAQNRQDDRDRVNLEQDRKQNERSIADTEYLTREIAALRIGLGEVATRDWIRSELQDTIKEMEERQNGHRHDPVVFPAERSRGRDADDR